TTAGAACGCTGGAGGCTGAGATCCTTTCCCAACACTGAATTCAGAGCTCCCAAATTCAACACTCtacccaaaataattttgatttttgcaaAAACAACTGAGTTGTGTTCAGAGTTATGTTTAGGATGCTGGAGGCTGAGATCCTTTCCCAACACTGAATTCAGAGTTCCCAAATTCAACACCCTACCCCAAATCATTTGGATTTTTTGCAAAAACAGCTGAGTTGTGTTCAGAGTTATGTTTAGGGTGCTGGAGGCTGAGATCCTTTCCCAACACTGAATTCAGAGCTCCCAAATTCAACACCCTACCCCAAATCATTTGGATTTTTGCAAAACAAGcacctctctgctcctcctAAGCTGTCCTAGGAAAAAAGGAGCCCTTCCAAAATATCCCCAGCACATCCAAACCACGGGGCTGAAGCACAGGAGGTGCAGGAAGTGGACTGGAGGATGAGGAGGTGCAGAAACTGAATTTCAGGATGTCAATTAGCTGGGAAATGACCCTCGTGGTTCTTGCAAAACCACCTGGTTTCAAACCTCAACTGGGGTTGTTAAATCTTCCTGGAAGTCCAAAAACCCCCGGCAACAATTATCTCCTGTAATGATTTCTCCTTTCACCTGCTCAAGGATTAAAACTGCCCAGCAAAGGCCAAAAGAGAGCCTATGTGTCAGGGCAAATAAACTTCATTTCGAAGGACAATTaaagcagcagagcttgggAAGTGCTGGATGGATACAAACGAGGCAGAACCACTGCAGCTCCCGGATGGCTCCTTCCCACCTTAAACGAGGacttttcaccccaaaaaaagCCTCTCTGCCTTTGCCTCCGCCCAAAACGCCTTCCCAGAGAGCTCggagtgctgctcccagctccaaaAGCACCCCCACGTACCCGGTCCGGTCCTGGCGGATCCGTTGGAATTTTCTGCCATGGTTCCGCTGGGAACGATTCTGTTTTCCGAGGACGGGCTCCTCGGGGcttgggagaggagggaaacgagcagagaggaggaagagaccCGTGCGTGTCCTCGGGGGTGGATGGTGGTGGGTGCAGCTCTTTAATTTTTGATGGCGCGGATTGAAATCTCTCAGGTTACATAAGGGACAGAGAGGTGCCTGTGCCGGGGATTTAAATCTGCATCCAAAGGGTGTCATCTATCCCTGAGAAACCAAGGGGGAGAACTTCCTCCGCTCCCCGCGAACACAACGCGGCCATTCAGCCCGCAGAGCATGAGAAAGCTCCTCGCTggccccccccaaaaaaaaaaagagaggagggGATAAAAGAACCGCATGGAACAGATCGGCGGTGAGATTGGGAAGCCAGGGAAAAACAAgattttcaacagaaataaaaagcaaggcGGTGTCCAGCACTGAGATCTCAGTCAACAGAGCATTCTGCAGAGCTCGAGGTCATTcctcttttgattttttccccccccccaaagACCTGCAGTGtttgggaaaaaaccaacccaacccaacaaACAGAGCGCAAACAAAAGCCTGCTTTGGCACGGATAAATTCCCGTGAGCTCCCTCAGAAAGCGGGGCTGAGAACTGAACCTGGACGTTTCAAATCCCAATTGATGGAGCTTTCGGCTCAGTTCAGGGTTTTGTTCACCTCCACAAATGCAGCTTTGAGGTTGAAGAGCTTTCCTGGCTCTTTATGTGAGAATAATCTGGGAATAAAGTCATAAATTGCTGGTTTTATTGGGAAGAATTCTTTGGAACGCCTGGGTTTTGGTGGGAaagtagagaaataaaaataatttaggccTTCATTAGTCTGAACAACCTAAAGCCTTCAAAATACCCACATTTAGTGCTGGTGAAATCAATGGAAACACAAGGAATGAGCttggttttttcctgtcttgGAGCATTTTGATAGGAATTTAAGTGACATAAAGGTAAAAGAGCTCGAGTTGTGAcctaaaagtgaaataaaagtcCCAGAAATGATCCATAAATCTTCCCAGATCAGTCTAGCCTGGGTTTCTTAGCTCAGAGAGCTTCCAATAACAAAATCCAACAGCACAGAAGGATCTGGAAGATTCCTgcttggatttttaaattaaatctgtgGAGATTTCCAAGGAAAACCTCCTGGAATTCATCTCCTGCTCTTTGAGTTTTGAACCAACCCATTTTTAACCCATCCCGCTCCTCCCCAGGTACTCACTTCTTTTGATCTCTTCCaatttttccatgtatttcGACAAACTATTTCCTGTAACAACAGCAAAATATCAATTTAGTACAATGACTTATTTATTAGAGGTATTCTTCAGGCCCATTGAGGCTTCAATTTCAATTGCTTTGAAGGAAACAGCTCCGGTTTGTTGTAGATCCTCCTTCCCAGTGGCAATAAAAGGTACAAAAACGCcacaattttcctcttttctctcaaggaaaacagaattaaacagaaaaatctgaggATTTGCTGTTCCTTTCCCAACATTTTGGTGAGGATGCTACAAGATAATGCTACTGGATAAAATTCAGCTGctttaacaacaaaaaaaaaaccctcaaagacACCCCAAATAATGATCTTGGCTCACACCCTTGATAAGACACAGGAAAAGTCCATGGACAGAAATTCCAGGACCAATAATTTCTATAGGAACCACCACAACAGAGCCTGAGGCAGTTAAAACCCTCAAATTGTtctataaaaaaggaaaaaaaaaaaaagaacaagtttTAAGACAATAAAGGCTTCAAACATGTGGTCATCTACACACAGAGCATTTAATCTCGATTTTCAGGGGGGTGCACGGTGGTGTGTGAAgataaatacagataaaaatatataaatacaccTAAGTCTGTATAATTCGtgcttgttttaatttcagctttgaAGGAAAATTGTGAATAGGAGATTTGTCTAATTTTTATAATGGTAAATAGGAAATTCCTATAATTTTTATAACAGTTGGTGAGACAAACCATAATTACAATAAGGATTCTGCAGGGTTGGGGTGAATTAGCTCCGGGCACAGGTAATTAAgacattaattatatttttctgtcatcCTACACCAATTTTGGGTGGTTTTACCCCACAGCAATTTCACTTACCAGTATCCAGACGAGTTTTTATATGTTGATACTTGGGATTCGAGGGGATGCGCCGGCTTAGAAGCTGTTTCAAAACGGAAAAGACGAGaagccaaaattaaaaaaataaaattatttttttaaaaaaacccagaaaaaggAGCGATTTGAAGGGGTTTACGAGACAGAAAAACGAGGGAGGAATTCCTGAATGCCCATCTGGGTGAAAACCCCGCAGATTTAAAGGCTCGAAAGGAGAATTTCTGCCGTTTTCTGCCAGCGCGGAGCTCTCCCGGCTCCGGGGGCTGCCCGAGCCAtccccccggccctgccccgtGTTTCCCCTCGCCGCCCGGAAGGTGTTGAGAAGGGAAGGCCCCTCACTGCACCTGGGGGTCGCCGAACCCGCCCCGAGCCGACATCTCCCCTCACGGCCGCTCGCCCGCTCCGCCCGTCCCTCACgcgcggccgcgctcccgcctCCCGCCCACCCCCCAACTACGCCCGCCGCCATTggccgcccgccgcgcccgcagCCAATCAGAGGCCGCGCGGCGGGGAGCGCGCGCGTCGCCCGGCAACGGGAGGGacgcggcgggcggggagcgggaaGGGGAGAGGATGCGCATGCGCGGGGCGCTGGCCACgcctcccccggccccgccccgccccgccgggagAGCGCGATGGCGGCGCGCGCCCGCGGCAGCGCCTGAGCGCAGGTGAGAGCGGCGCGCGCGCGGCCGCGGCcacgccccgccccgccgggagcGCGCGCGGAGGctccgccccgcccgccccgcgctcAGGGAGGGGGCGTGGCCTGAGGGGAGGGGGGGTGGGGGTCGCGGGCTCGGGTTGTGGGCGGGGTCTGATTGGGGTGTGGCGCCCGGGCGGGGCTTTGGTGGGTGTGTCCCATAGATGGGCGTGTCCTCCAGTGGGTGTGTCCCCTCCTGTGGGCGTGTCCCCTCCGGTGGGCGTGTCCCCTCCCTTTGGCTGCCATTGACTCCCTGAACGCCGCTGGGGTCACGATCCCCCAGACCCCAATAAGCTCCTGATCCCCCCCCCCGCAGTGACTCCTCAGACCCCCCCAATGACCCCATGGCCCCACTGAAGCCCCCCCCAATGACCCCATGGCCCCACTGAAGCCCCCCCAGTGACCCCATGGCCCCTCAGACCCCCCCAGTGACCCCATGGCCCCATTGAATGCCCCCCTAATGAGCCCATAGCCCCTCAAGCACCCCTAATGAGCCCATGGCCCTAGTGAAGCCCCCCCCAATGACCCCATGGCCTCATTGAAGCCCCCCCAATTAGCCCATGGCCCCACTGAAGCCCCCTAATGACCCCATGGCCCCTAAAGCCCCCCCAGTGACCCCATGGCCCCTCAAGCCCCCCGAATGACCCCATGGCCCCCCGTGGCCTCTTAGTGGGGTCACGTCCCTTCTCAGAACCCCATGACTCCACAACCCCCCTTCACATCCTTTACGGTTCCACAGCCTCCCAATGACCCCACGGAGCCCCTGAAACCCCAAATGGCCCCACAGTCTCCCTCAGACCCCAAAGTGGGTCCTTGTTACACCTCAAACCCCAAATGTCCCCATTGTTACACCTCAAATCCCCTGAGACCCCCAATGAGATCAGCCTTCCCTCTCAGACCCCAAACATCTGCTGGATCTGCCACCCTGGGGACATGCAGGTTCTGGGAACGGGGGAGTTTGGGGACCTGGAGGTTCTGGGAATGAGGCAGATTTGGGGACATGCAGGTTCTGGGAAAGGGGGCGTTTTTGGGCCATGGAAAGGGGTTCTGGGAACGGGAGAGTTTGGGGACCTGGAGATTTTGGGAATGGGGGAGTTTTGGGGATGTGGAGGTGGGTTCTGGGAATGGGGGAGTTTTAGGAACATGCAGGTTCTGGGAATGAGGGGATTTAGGGCCACGGAAAGGGGTTCTGGGAATAGAGGAGTTTTGGGGCCATGGAAAGGGGTTATAGGAATGGAGGAGTTTTGGGGACATGCAGGTTCTGGGAATGGGGGAGTTTTGGGGACATGGAAAGGGGTTCTGGGAATGGGAGGGTTTGGGGACCTGGAGATTTTGGGAATGGGGGAGTTTTGGGGACATGCAGGTTCTGGGAATGGAGAAGTTGTGGGGCCATGGAAAGCGGTTATAGGAATGGGGGAGTTTTGGGGCCACGGGGGTGGGTTCTGGGAATGGGGCGGTTTTGGGGCCACGGGGGTGGTTTCTGGGGACTGGGGAGCTCAGTGGGAGTGCGGAGCTGCGGGGTGACGCCGCTGTCCCGGCTGTGTCCCGCAGGATGAAGGAGTGGTGGCTGCAGGTGGGGCTGCTGGGCGTGCCCCTCCTCGCCGTCTACCTGCACATCCCACCCCCCCAGCTTTCCCCCGCGCTCCGCTCCTGGAAATCCTCAGGCAGCTTCTTCACCTACAAGGACCTGAACGTCTTCTACAGAGGTGACAGAGTCACCCAAACCTCGGTGGCCATGGGGACGCTCCTAAACCTGGGCCAGGTGGTGACAAATCCCTCCCAGTTTTTGCCGTCCTGGATCCGCCAGGGATGGCTCAGAACATTTCACTGGGGAAAGCTGGTTCTTGTCCCTTGGTGGGAAGGATCCCAAGATCCTCCAATGGATGCCAACATGGAAAAGACACTGGGAACCCtttttgcagcagcacagaggctgctggagTTAATTTGGGCTAATTAAATCCCTTTATCAATTGATTTAAAACCCATTGATTTAAAATCCATAGATTTGAAATCAGTCCCTGGGTTGGCCGGCGAGGTTTCCGAAGGGAAGCTGTGGTGGCACTCAAAGCTATCAAAACCTTGGTTttgaggagcagagggagaggtgGATTCCCAGTGGGCTGGACTCAATTCCCGTCCTAGAAgggaggaattttgggaagAGCTGACTCCGAGGTGTCCCGTTCTCCCCGCAGATTCCAGCGGCGCCGTCGGCAGCTCGGACGTCGTGGTGCTCCTGCACGGCTTCCCAACGTCCAGCTACGACTGGAGCAAGGTGAGGGGGCTGGAACCTGACAGCAAATCCCAGGATTTTCAGCTCCTGGGGATGGGCAGGCGGCACAGCAGGGGTGGGCCATGCTCCAGAGGAGAATTCCTGATTTCTGCTGGAGGTACCACCGTGCTCCAGGATATCGCCTTGTTCCTCTCCCGGTGTGACATCCAAGCTCTTTCCGCATCCCACAGTCCAGGAAAACAGCCACAACAATTCCttggcttttttggggggatggTGTGGCTGTTCGCTGGGGAATTGTgacctgctgctgttttcttggaGCTGGAATGTTCTCTGGGGTGGTGGAGAGGAGCACGTCCATCCATGGCTGCTCATCCCTGCAGATGTTTCCATCCTCTGCTCCCACTGGATCCTTTTTCAAtgcatttctcctcttcccagaTCTGGGAAGGGCTGACCCAGCGCTTCCACCGGGTGATTGCCCTGGATTTCCTCGGGTTTGGATTCAGTGACAAGCCTGTGAGTACCCTGGGATGAGGATTTTCATGGTTGCTTTCAGCCCAGGAAATTGGATTTGCCATCCAGGAGAAAAACtggttttttctcctcctgtttacctctggaaaagggaagaatcATTATAACAGTAGAAGGGATAGGGAAGGTTTGTGGTGGATGGGTTTGATGGGACTCCAAAACGCACCTTGACCCCTCTGGAGCACAGACAATGCTCCCATGGCCCTGTGGACATCACAGGACATCCCAACCGCCGAGTCGGGGCTcacaagctgctgctttccagattCCATAATTCCACATTCCTCCCTTGGGGCATTTCCTCTGGAACCTGTGGGCTCCTGCTGGGTCAGGCTCTCACTGGGACCCCTCTCCCACTTTTGCAGAGGCCCCATGGCTACTCCATCTTCGAGCAGGCCACCATCGTGGAGGGGCTGCTGCGACACCTCGGGCTCCGGCACCAGCGGATCAACCTCCTGTCCCACGACTACGGGGACACGgtggcccaggagctgctccacaggTCCCTGCCACCCCTCCTGCCCTTTCCTGTCTCCACCAAGATGATCCCCAGCAGATAAGTGGAAGGACGTGGTGCagaattcccttttccttgtgCCTGAGGTGCCTCAGGGCACATCCAAGGCTTCCACCCGTCCAGTTCCCGAAGGAAATGGAGATGATCCGACACACTCGGAAGCTCCTGCGGGGCCGTTTCTCGGAGCCTGGAGAGGTTTGGTTGTGTTTCACCTTcttctctgctgtccccaggtaTGAGCACAACAAAACTGGAAGCATCCTGATCAACAGCCTCTGCTTGTCCAATGGAGGTAAGGTTTGtccagggtgggatggggatccatgggatgggaatCCATGGGATTGGGATCCATGGGAAGAGTCCATTGGATGGGAACCCATAAGATTGGTATCCATGGGATGGGACCCAGGGGAAGAAAATCCATTGGATGGGAACCTATGGGATTGGTATCCATGGGATGGGAGTCCATAGGATGGGAATCCATGGGATGGGACCCATGGGATTGGTATCCATGGGATTGGTATCCATGGGATTGGAACCCTTGGGGTCCATGGGAATCCACAGGATGGGAACCCATGGGATTGGGACCCATGGGAAGAGAATCCATTGGATGGGAAACCATGGGGTTGGTATCCATGGGATGGGAATCCATGGGATTGGACCCATGGGATAGGAACCCTTGGGATGGGAATCCACAGGATGGGAACCCATGGGATTGGGGTCTATGGGATGGGAACCCATGGGATTGGGATCCATGGGAAGGGGATCCATGGGATAGGAACCCATAGGATTTGGGTCCATGGGATTGGGGTCCATGGGATGGGGATCCATGGGATTGGTTTTCCCATCTCCATCACCCAAATCCCAAGGAATGCAATCAAGGTGCTGTAATTAACCAGGAGCTTCAatcctggggctgcctgggccACTTTCTTGGCACCATGAAGGGGGACAGCCTGGGAGATGTGGAGCAAAACACTTCCAGCCTTACAGCTCCGTTCTTTGCTGTCCTTCCAGGGATTTTTCCCGAAACAAACTACCCCCGCTTCATCCAGAAGGTgagctgctcccctctccaGTCCTCCtgaatcccaaaatcccaaagaaacACCCCTCGGTgagctgctcccctctccaGTCCTCCtgaatcccaaaatcccaaagaaacACCCCTTGGTGAGCTACTCCCCTCTCCAGTCATCCTGAATCCCAAAGAAACACCCCTTGGTgagctgctcccct
The Motacilla alba alba isolate MOTALB_02 chromosome 1A, Motacilla_alba_V1.0_pri, whole genome shotgun sequence genome window above contains:
- the MEST gene encoding mesoderm-specific transcript homolog protein translates to MRMRGALATPPPAPPRPAGRARWRRAPAAAPERRMKEWWLQVGLLGVPLLAVYLHIPPPQLSPALRSWKSSGSFFTYKDLNVFYRDSSGAVGSSDVVVLLHGFPTSSYDWSKIWEGLTQRFHRVIALDFLGFGFSDKPRPHGYSIFEQATIVEGLLRHLGLRHQRINLLSHDYGDTVAQELLHRYEHNKTGSILINSLCLSNGGIFPETNYPRFIQKLLKDGGLLSPLLLRLMNFFFFSRGLGAVFGPYTQPSQAEFWDMWTAVRNNDGNLVMDSILQYINQRKKHRERWLGALMSTSVPLHLIYGPLDPVNPHPEFLQLYKKVLPMSTVSVLDDHISHYPQLEDPLGFLNAYLNFINSF